The Granulicella sp. 5B5 nucleotide sequence AGCAGGGGCCTTCAGGCCCCTGAATCAGGCGACCATTTCTTCGGGGCTTCAGCCCCGGCCTCTTTAAGGAGTCACCCATGCGTGTCCTCGTCCTCGGAGTCGGCAAGACCGGCAAACTCGTAGCAGAAGTCGCCGCCGAGCGCGGCCACAGCGTCCACGTCCTCGACGCCACGGAGAACAAGGACGGTGCCGCCCTCACCGCTCCCTTCGTCGCCGGCTTCGACGTCATCATCGACTTCACCACCCCCGAAGCTGTCGTCTCCAACATGCGCGCCTGCCTCTTCACCGGTGCCAAGATGGTCATCGGCACCACCGGTTGGTACGACAAGCTCAACGACATGAAGTCCCTCGCCGAGCGCCGCGGCGGCTCGCTCCTCTACGGCACCAACTTCTCCATCGGCGTCCAGCTCATGCTGCAGCTCACTCGGCAGATGGCCACCGCCCTTAAGGACGCTGGCTACACCTTCTCTATCTCCGAGACCCACCACGTCTCCAAGCTCGACTCCCCCTCCGGCACCGCCATCACCCTCGGCGAAGCCGTCCGCACCATCATCGACCCCCACAAAGAGATTCCCATCTCCGCCAGCCGCGTCGGCGACGCCGCCGGCATCCACACCGTCGAAGCCATCAGCCCCAACGACCGCATCCTCCTCACCCACGAGTCCGCCTCGCGCCGTCCCTTCGCCGAAGGCGCCGTCCGCGCCGCCGAATGGCTCTCTACCCGCACCGGCGTCTACGACATCCGCGACGTCTTCGACAAGCTCTAGCCAACACCAAAGCACGCGGAGCATACACAACGCCGGCAGGCGTCCACGCTGGTCGGCCTTCTTTTGCTTGTCGTTTTTCTTGTTTGTCATTCCCGATGGGAATCTGCTTCTGTCGTTGCAGTTGCTTCTAGGTACCCCGAGGCTTTAGCCTCGGGTCTCATAGCCTCCCACGAAGCGAAGGGCTTTAGCCCCTGGGGTATGCTTCCTCTACTTCCGCCACCGGAGACCCATCCATACGCAGCTTTCTCGCGGATGGGTGGGATGCAACACGTCCGCAGCCCTTACTCCTGCCGCCCCACCACAACCTCCACCCCCGCCACCACTGCGCGCGTCTGGTTCTGCACCCCCAGAATCTCCTGGTAATCCGTATTGCTCAAATTCGTCGCCCGCACATAAGGCTTCACGCGCCCCTTGTCCCAAGCCGCCGACGCATCCCAAACCGGGTACACACTCCGATCGATCCTATTCACCACGCGAATCCGCTGCCGCAACAATAACCCATTACGAAACCGCCCGATCCACTCCGCACTCGCATTCTGCACCGGATAGTTGAACACATACTCGTCCTGCAACCCGTTCAGTGTGCCCTTGCCACCCACAACGGTCGTCAACCCCACGCGAAACTCCTGCCCAGCCAACGGCCTCCAGTCCACGCTGGATTCCGTACCCGTCAAATGAAGCCCCGTAAGGTTCTCCGCCTGCCAGGACTGCAAAGCATTCGCGCGCACATAGTCGATCGTATTGGTCTCCGCCGTATGAAACGCCGTGAACGACAGCGCCAGCTTCTCACTCGCATACCAGTCTGCGCCGCCATCAAAGTTCCATGCCGACTCCGGCTTCAAATCCGCATTCCCTTTCGTCGTTGGATCGTTATAGTACTTATCCGTATACGTCGGCTGCCGAAACCCGCGCCCCACCGAAGCCCTCAGCTTCACCTGCCGCGGCAGCCGCACACTCGCTGCAACATCCGGCGTGAACACATTCGTCCCGCCGTCAAAAATCTCCTCTCGGGCCCCCGCCGAAAGCGTCCCCCACTTCGCCCCCGTCCACTCAAACCCCGCATACCCTGCCCCACGGTTGCGCCCATGGTCACCCAGGCTGTTGCTATCGATCTCATCCGCATTCTCCTCCAACCCATAAAACACCGCGGCCCCGTGCAGCGGCAGCGTCTCCTTACGCCGTACCGCACCCTGCCAGCTCGTATCGATGTGGTTGTTCTCATACACGCTCGGGTCATCCCGCAGCAGCACATACTCATCCGTATGCCGCCGATACGCCAGCATCGCCTGCGTCTTTGCATTCACCTGCTGGCTCAGCGCCGCGAACCACCCCTTCGTCCGCTCATACGATTCGTAGTCCCCATAAAACTGGTTCGCCCCAAACGAGCGATCGCTCGCCGCCAGCAGCACATCGCTATCACCCAGCCACGACTTCGCCCGTGTCTCCGAGCTAGCCTCCTCGGACCGATAATCCCTGTCCGCAATAAACCCATCCGAAAACTCGCGCCCACCCGCAATCACTTCACTCGCGTTCTTCCCACCCCACGAAGCCACCGCTGCCTGCTCCTGCTCGCCATAGCTCCCGCCACCCGCCCGCAATTTCAGCGAGTACCCCTCCACCGGCGCAGCCGTCACAAAGTCCACCACCCCGCTCACCGCATCCGACCCATACAGCGCCGACCCAGCCCCATGCAGCACATTCACACTCTGCAGCGCATCCGCCACCACCGGCAGATCCAGGTTGAAGTGCGAAGTCTCCGCATCATTGATGCGAAACCCATTCAGCAGCACCAGCGTCTGCTCAAACGACCCGCCACGGATCGTCACATCCGTCTGCACCCCCGCCCCGCCGCGCTCTTCCAGATCCACCGACGCATCGCTGCGCAATAGATCCTGCGCATCGCCATACACCAGCTTCGTCGGCTGCACATCCAGCGTCGCCGTCGACCGTGCCGACTGCCCCTCGGTCAACGGATCAGGCGCGCCCACCACCACCACCGTCGTCTGCACCGTCGGTACCGCCTGCGGCTGTTGCGACACCTGCTGCGCACTCCCTGCAACCACCATCAAACCCGGCAATACCCACGCCGCGCTCTTCACTCTTCCCACCATCCATCCGTCACAAAAACTCGCAAGATTCATGCTTCCAGCCTCAGCCATGCAGCGGCTCTCTTCAAGCATAGTTTGGTATCGTCAGAGATAATTGAGTAGTTCAACCAAAACACCTATGCGCATCGAAACCTTCCTCAAAGAAAGCCCCATGTTCTGCATCTCTCTCGCCGCGCGCCGCTTCGACGCCCTGACGACCCAGCTCCTGCAGACCGACGACCTCAACTTCCTCGAAGCCCTCATCCTCGCCACGCTCTTCTTCGAGTCCCCCGCCCCCGTCAAGCCCTCGCAGCTCGCCGAAACCTTCGGCACCACCCGCGGCAACGTCAGCCATTGCGTCTCCTCGCTCGAAGCCCGCGGCCTCGTCCAGCGCAAAATCGACCCTAACGACGCCCGCGCCTATCACCTCGCGCTCAAACCTCTGGGACGCAAAACCGCCATCCGCGTCATCGGCGCTCTCGACAAAGTGCAACGAAGCTTCGAGCACAAGGTCGGCAAAGACGCCCTGCAGTCCGCCCTCCACATCGTCCGCGCTCTCTCCGGCCTCGTATAACCCACACGCCACACCGCCCGCTTGCACTCCAGCCCGCAGCGACCTACGCTTAACTCATGGCTACTGCATCCACTCCCGTCTTCGCCGGCAATCACCCTCACGCATT carries:
- the dapB gene encoding 4-hydroxy-tetrahydrodipicolinate reductase, which encodes MRVLVLGVGKTGKLVAEVAAERGHSVHVLDATENKDGAALTAPFVAGFDVIIDFTTPEAVVSNMRACLFTGAKMVIGTTGWYDKLNDMKSLAERRGGSLLYGTNFSIGVQLMLQLTRQMATALKDAGYTFSISETHHVSKLDSPSGTAITLGEAVRTIIDPHKEIPISASRVGDAAGIHTVEAISPNDRILLTHESASRRPFAEGAVRAAEWLSTRTGVYDIRDVFDKL
- a CDS encoding MarR family transcriptional regulator — encoded protein: MFCISLAARRFDALTTQLLQTDDLNFLEALILATLFFESPAPVKPSQLAETFGTTRGNVSHCVSSLEARGLVQRKIDPNDARAYHLALKPLGRKTAIRVIGALDKVQRSFEHKVGKDALQSALHIVRALSGLV
- a CDS encoding TonB-dependent receptor, producing the protein MAEAGSMNLASFCDGWMVGRVKSAAWVLPGLMVVAGSAQQVSQQPQAVPTVQTTVVVVGAPDPLTEGQSARSTATLDVQPTKLVYGDAQDLLRSDASVDLEERGGAGVQTDVTIRGGSFEQTLVLLNGFRINDAETSHFNLDLPVVADALQSVNVLHGAGSALYGSDAVSGVVDFVTAAPVEGYSLKLRAGGGSYGEQEQAAVASWGGKNASEVIAGGREFSDGFIADRDYRSEEASSETRAKSWLGDSDVLLAASDRSFGANQFYGDYESYERTKGWFAALSQQVNAKTQAMLAYRRHTDEYVLLRDDPSVYENNHIDTSWQGAVRRKETLPLHGAAVFYGLEENADEIDSNSLGDHGRNRGAGYAGFEWTGAKWGTLSAGAREEIFDGGTNVFTPDVAASVRLPRQVKLRASVGRGFRQPTYTDKYYNDPTTKGNADLKPESAWNFDGGADWYASEKLALSFTAFHTAETNTIDYVRANALQSWQAENLTGLHLTGTESSVDWRPLAGQEFRVGLTTVVGGKGTLNGLQDEYVFNYPVQNASAEWIGRFRNGLLLRQRIRVVNRIDRSVYPVWDASAAWDKGRVKPYVRATNLSNTDYQEILGVQNQTRAVVAGVEVVVGRQE